One genomic region from Terasakiella sp. SH-1 encodes:
- a CDS encoding DUF3179 domain-containing protein, with protein MLTRIFLFISLMLFATAAIADVMQWQREFPKADFSKTTVPYKEILSGGVPRDAIPAIDTPLFKPAHDVDLTETEPVIGIEINGQYKAYPLRILMWHEIVNDHLAGQPITVTYCPLCNAAIVFNRTLEGQILDFGTTGRLRHSDLVMYDRQTESFFQQAMGVAIMGTLAGKELEMLPARIESFANYKKRAGPNAPILVPTNPRMRNYGINPYAGYEKGYPFLYKGELPDGINPMQRVITTQKRDIAYSLALLRERGEIKAPNDVVFRWSAGQNSALDGRLIAKGRDIGNVTATQNGKDIVYFIEFAFVYHAFSKGGQIIQ; from the coding sequence ATGTTAACGCGTATTTTCCTTTTTATCTCCCTTATGCTGTTTGCGACAGCTGCCATTGCAGATGTGATGCAATGGCAGCGCGAGTTCCCAAAAGCAGACTTTTCCAAAACCACTGTTCCTTATAAAGAAATCCTGTCAGGCGGTGTGCCCCGTGATGCAATCCCCGCCATTGACACCCCCCTGTTCAAGCCTGCCCATGATGTCGACCTAACCGAAACAGAACCAGTCATCGGCATAGAAATCAACGGGCAATATAAAGCCTATCCTTTGCGCATTCTCATGTGGCATGAAATCGTCAATGATCATTTGGCAGGCCAGCCGATCACTGTTACCTACTGCCCCCTGTGTAATGCTGCCATTGTCTTTAACCGGACACTTGAAGGCCAGATTCTGGATTTTGGCACCACAGGGCGGCTGCGCCATTCCGACCTTGTGATGTATGATCGCCAAACCGAAAGCTTTTTCCAGCAGGCAATGGGGGTTGCAATTATGGGGACACTGGCAGGCAAAGAACTGGAAATGCTGCCCGCACGTATAGAAAGCTTTGCCAATTATAAAAAACGCGCAGGCCCCAATGCTCCCATTCTTGTCCCGACAAACCCAAGAATGCGCAATTACGGGATAAACCCATATGCAGGCTATGAAAAAGGCTACCCGTTTTTATACAAGGGGGAACTCCCTGATGGGATCAACCCTATGCAACGCGTCATCACCACACAAAAACGCGACATTGCCTATTCTCTTGCCCTTCTTAGAGAACGCGGTGAGATTAAAGCCCCAAATGACGTTGTTTTTCGTTGGAGTGCGGGACAAAACAGCGCCCTTGATGGCCGGTTGATTGCAAAAGGACGTGATATTGGCAATGTCACAGCAACACAAAATGGCAAAGATATCGTCTATTTTATTGAATTTGCCTTCGTCTATCATGCCTTTTCAAAAGGTGGACAAATCATTCAATAA
- a CDS encoding STAS domain-containing protein: MEISIREIESDCVVYLSGKISFLDSELFRSMIDNIVTNKPETCIFDLFDCIYIDSAGLGLLMQAHELFEHHDINFHVRNARDQVHKVLEISSFNRIMSINEVPGDPHQQHL; the protein is encoded by the coding sequence ATGGAAATCAGCATCCGAGAAATAGAAAGTGACTGCGTTGTCTATCTATCTGGAAAAATAAGCTTCCTTGATAGTGAGCTTTTCCGTTCCATGATCGACAATATTGTGACCAACAAGCCTGAAACCTGCATTTTTGATTTATTTGACTGTATCTACATTGATTCAGCTGGGCTGGGACTTCTGATGCAGGCGCATGAACTTTTTGAACATCATGACATCAATTTTCATGTTCGAAATGCCAGAGATCAGGTTCACAAAGTATTGGAAATCTCTTCGTTCAACCGGATCATGAGTATCAATGAAGTTCCCGGAGATCCCCATCAACAGCATTTGTAA
- a CDS encoding molybdopterin-dependent oxidoreductase, with protein sequence MCAEFVKSVCPHDCPSVCPLEVERLGDNRIGKVKGSPDNPFTTGIICGKVSRYSERLHHAHRLLYPMKRVGPKGADNFKRISWDEALNTVAQNLLRVEEDYGAEAVWPFFYAGTMGHVMRDGINRLRHAKGYSGMQGTYCVALSGPGWEAGCGAKRGTDVLEMEKSDLIVIWGLNAVSSQIHLMTHVINGIRNGAKLVVVDPYQNKTADKAHLHIPLRPGTDGALACAVMHVLFKEGYADRDYLAKYTDVPHELEAHLKTKTPAWAADITGVPAHTIESFARLYGSSKKTFLRVGHGMTRSRNGAHNMHAVSCLPAVTGAWQYEGGGALYGQGDLAKLDTTLIEGKDVRDSKVRVLDQSRIGEILTGHEGALHGGAEVKALFIQNTNPVAVAPDTSKVRKGFMREDLFVCVHEQFMTETAKLADIVLPATMFLEHDDLYTASAHCTLQVAKSVMAAPGACKSNHEVICELAKRVGAKHRGFDLSALELVEETLKTSGYPVASEIIAKTGHDLTLPFEEAHFLNGFAHPDGKFRFKPDWSSLGVRGKEMPALPDHWDVIDEVTEDKPFRLITPPSQNFLNSSFSETKTSRIKERCPEALINQRVMRKLGLVEGDLVRIGNDQGSVLLNAVAAKNQHEDTIVVEGIWPNSSFLEGQGINSLTSSEPGYPNNGAVFHDTAVWLKAHK encoded by the coding sequence ATGTGTGCTGAATTCGTTAAATCCGTCTGTCCCCATGATTGCCCGAGCGTATGCCCGCTGGAGGTGGAACGTCTGGGCGATAACCGTATTGGCAAGGTGAAGGGGAGCCCGGATAACCCATTTACCACAGGGATTATCTGCGGGAAAGTGTCGCGCTATAGTGAACGTCTCCATCATGCTCATCGCCTGCTGTATCCAATGAAGCGGGTTGGGCCGAAGGGGGCGGATAATTTTAAGCGTATTAGCTGGGATGAAGCCTTAAATACAGTGGCGCAAAATTTGCTGCGTGTTGAAGAAGATTATGGGGCTGAGGCAGTTTGGCCGTTTTTTTATGCGGGTACCATGGGGCATGTCATGCGTGACGGGATTAACCGTTTGCGTCATGCCAAAGGCTACAGCGGGATGCAAGGTACCTATTGTGTCGCCCTGAGCGGGCCGGGCTGGGAAGCCGGGTGTGGCGCAAAGCGTGGTACAGATGTACTGGAAATGGAAAAATCCGATCTGATTGTGATCTGGGGGCTCAATGCAGTGTCCAGCCAAATCCATCTGATGACCCATGTAATTAACGGTATTCGCAATGGGGCGAAGCTGGTGGTGGTTGACCCCTATCAGAACAAAACAGCAGACAAGGCCCATCTCCATATTCCCTTAAGACCGGGAACGGACGGGGCGCTGGCTTGTGCGGTGATGCATGTCCTGTTTAAGGAAGGGTATGCAGACCGGGACTATCTGGCAAAATATACTGATGTCCCCCACGAGCTGGAAGCCCACCTGAAAACAAAAACACCGGCCTGGGCTGCCGATATTACAGGGGTGCCTGCCCATACCATTGAATCTTTTGCGCGTCTTTATGGCAGTTCAAAAAAGACCTTCTTGCGTGTTGGTCATGGGATGACGAGATCGCGCAATGGCGCACACAACATGCACGCCGTTTCTTGCCTGCCTGCAGTGACGGGGGCGTGGCAATATGAAGGTGGAGGGGCCTTGTATGGGCAGGGGGATCTTGCCAAACTGGATACGACCTTGATTGAAGGCAAGGATGTGCGCGATTCAAAGGTGCGTGTTTTGGATCAATCGCGCATTGGCGAAATTTTGACAGGACATGAAGGGGCGCTTCATGGTGGGGCAGAAGTAAAGGCCCTGTTTATTCAAAATACCAATCCCGTTGCTGTGGCCCCGGATACCTCAAAGGTGCGAAAAGGCTTTATGCGTGAAGACTTGTTTGTGTGTGTGCATGAACAGTTTATGACGGAGACAGCCAAGCTTGCCGATATCGTCTTGCCTGCGACGATGTTTCTTGAACATGATGACCTTTATACAGCCAGTGCTCATTGTACGTTACAGGTTGCGAAATCTGTTATGGCAGCACCGGGGGCTTGTAAATCCAATCATGAAGTGATTTGTGAGTTGGCAAAACGTGTGGGGGCAAAGCATCGTGGCTTTGATCTGAGTGCGCTGGAACTGGTGGAAGAAACCTTAAAAACATCGGGCTACCCAGTAGCATCTGAGATTATTGCCAAGACCGGGCATGACCTGACCTTGCCGTTTGAAGAAGCGCATTTCCTCAATGGCTTTGCCCATCCTGATGGAAAATTTCGCTTTAAACCCGATTGGTCATCCTTGGGGGTACGGGGAAAAGAGATGCCAGCCTTGCCTGATCATTGGGATGTGATTGACGAAGTGACAGAAGATAAGCCGTTTCGTTTAATTACACCGCCTTCTCAAAACTTCCTGAACTCAAGCTTTAGTGAAACCAAAACATCACGGATTAAAGAGCGTTGTCCCGAAGCTTTGATCAATCAGCGTGTGATGCGCAAGTTAGGTTTGGTTGAAGGTGATCTTGTACGTATTGGTAATGACCAAGGCAGCGTGTTGCTTAATGCTGTTGCAGCCAAGAACCAGCATGAAGATACAATTGTGGTTGAAGGCATTTGGCCCAATTCCTCCTTCCTTGAAGGGCAAGGCATTAATAGTCTAACATCAAGTGAGCCGGGCTATCCCAATAACGGGGCAGTCTTTCATGATACAGCAGTGTGGTTGAAGGCACATAAATAA
- a CDS encoding division plane positioning ATPase MipZ: protein MSAHVIVFGNEKGGTGKSTAAMHVIVALLDQGFRVGSVDLDIRQGTLSRYVENRAQSDRDLKVPNHVRITGDDGVFQQTIEQLSQSVDVIVIDTPGHDSALGVLAHTYADTLITPLNDSFIDMDVLALVDGQSLKIKRPSHYAETVWKQRQVKTMKKAGAFMDWIVMRNRLSHLDARNKREMEVLLEEFSNRMGCRIVSGFGERVIYRELFLKGLTMMDFEGDALSMSHLAARQEVRNLVEAIRNGPNPAKEE, encoded by the coding sequence ATGTCAGCACATGTAATTGTCTTTGGGAACGAAAAAGGTGGTACCGGGAAATCCACCGCTGCGATGCATGTCATTGTTGCCTTGCTGGATCAGGGCTTTCGGGTGGGCAGTGTCGATCTGGATATCCGTCAGGGTACCTTGTCGCGCTATGTGGAAAACCGCGCACAATCTGATCGTGATTTAAAGGTGCCTAATCATGTCCGTATCACAGGAGATGACGGTGTTTTTCAGCAAACGATAGAACAGTTGTCTCAAAGCGTTGATGTCATTGTCATTGATACACCGGGCCATGACAGCGCACTGGGTGTCTTGGCCCATACTTATGCCGATACGTTGATCACACCGTTAAATGACAGTTTCATTGATATGGATGTTTTGGCGCTGGTGGATGGGCAATCCCTTAAAATCAAACGCCCCAGCCATTATGCTGAAACTGTTTGGAAGCAACGTCAGGTGAAAACCATGAAAAAGGCCGGGGCCTTTATGGATTGGATCGTGATGCGTAACCGCTTAAGCCATTTGGATGCGCGCAACAAACGGGAAATGGAAGTCTTATTGGAAGAGTTTTCCAATCGCATGGGCTGTCGCATTGTTTCCGGTTTTGGGGAGCGGGTGATTTATCGTGAACTTTTTCTTAAAGGATTGACCATGATGGATTTTGAAGGTGATGCCTTGTCCATGTCCCATCTGGCTGCCCGTCAGGAAGTCCGCAATTTGGTCGAAGCCATTCGCAATGGCCCGAACCCGGCTAAAGAAGAGTAG
- a CDS encoding DnaJ domain-containing protein, with protein MFHLILLFFALGVLYFLARWYVRAHPRDVIRVFKWIAIAFVAFLIIRLLFSGKFWLAVAALPALFVWFERFRTVFHVGRTLRNWFYGTPDPRQQQSQQQQSYQEPPQADPSVMSREEALDLFGLAEGAGEAEIKAAYHRLISQVHPDRGGSDYLAAKINQARDVLLND; from the coding sequence ATGTTTCATTTGATACTTCTTTTCTTTGCACTTGGTGTTTTATATTTTTTGGCAAGATGGTATGTGCGCGCTCATCCGCGTGATGTGATCCGGGTGTTTAAATGGATTGCGATTGCCTTTGTTGCTTTTTTGATCATTCGCTTGCTATTCAGTGGGAAGTTTTGGCTGGCGGTTGCTGCTTTACCTGCCCTTTTTGTCTGGTTTGAGAGATTTCGCACGGTCTTTCATGTGGGGCGCACCTTGCGTAACTGGTTTTATGGCACGCCAGACCCCCGTCAACAACAGAGCCAGCAACAGCAATCCTATCAGGAACCACCGCAAGCAGACCCGTCTGTTATGAGCCGTGAAGAAGCGCTGGACCTTTTTGGTTTGGCAGAAGGAGCTGGGGAGGCTGAAATTAAAGCAGCCTATCACCGCCTGATTTCCCAAGTGCATCCAGATCGTGGTGGGTCTGATTATTTAGCCGCAAAAATCAATCAGGCACGAGATGTGTTGCTCAATGATTAG
- the galU gene encoding UTP--glucose-1-phosphate uridylyltransferase GalU encodes MTKPVRKAVFPVGGLGTRFLPATKAMPKEMLPVVDKPLIQYAVEEAIEAGIEQFIFVTGRGKSALEDHFDHSHELEDTLHEKGKDEILQTVRDILPKPGSVFYTRQMKPNGLGHAVWCAKELIGDEPFAVLLADDLVLAQGQCCLSQMIDVYNETGGNVVAIEEVPREETNKYGVLDVTADDGRIAQAKGLVEKPAPEDAPSNLSIIGRYILQPDVFAQLDKQERGAGNEIQLTDAMANTIPDVDFRGLRFEGRRYDCGSKVGFIEANLGFALARDDMRDRVQKIISDLNK; translated from the coding sequence ATGACCAAGCCTGTCAGGAAAGCGGTGTTCCCGGTTGGGGGACTAGGTACACGCTTCCTTCCGGCAACCAAAGCAATGCCCAAAGAGATGTTGCCGGTTGTCGATAAGCCTTTGATTCAATACGCTGTTGAAGAAGCTATTGAAGCCGGGATTGAACAATTTATCTTTGTGACCGGACGCGGTAAATCTGCGTTGGAAGATCATTTTGATCATTCTCACGAGCTGGAAGATACGCTTCATGAAAAAGGCAAGGATGAGATTCTTCAAACCGTTCGCGATATCCTGCCCAAGCCGGGGTCTGTTTTCTATACTCGTCAAATGAAACCCAATGGGTTGGGCCATGCGGTTTGGTGCGCCAAGGAATTGATCGGTGATGAACCTTTTGCGGTTCTGCTCGCCGATGATCTCGTTTTGGCACAGGGGCAATGTTGCTTAAGCCAGATGATCGACGTTTATAATGAAACGGGCGGTAATGTGGTTGCCATCGAAGAAGTACCGCGTGAAGAAACCAACAAGTATGGTGTTCTTGATGTGACAGCGGATGATGGCCGTATTGCACAAGCCAAAGGCTTGGTTGAAAAACCAGCCCCGGAAGATGCGCCGTCAAATCTCTCTATCATTGGTCGTTATATCTTGCAGCCTGATGTGTTTGCCCAGCTGGATAAACAAGAACGTGGCGCAGGTAATGAAATTCAGCTGACGGATGCTATGGCCAACACCATCCCGGATGTGGACTTTAGAGGTTTGCGTTTTGAGGGACGTCGTTATGACTGCGGCTCAAAAGTCGGTTTTATCGAAGCCAATCTCGGTTTTGCACTGGCGCGTGATGATATGCGTGATCGTGTACAGAAAATCATTTCTGATTTGAATAAATAA
- a CDS encoding UDP-glucose/GDP-mannose dehydrogenase family protein, with the protein MRIAMIGTGYVGLVSGACFSEFGTNVICVDKDETKINKLHDNIMPIFEPGLDKLVENNVSGGRLEFTTDLKEAVKGADAVFIAVGTPTRRGDGHADLSYVYAAAKEIAEAMDGYTVVVTKSTVPVGTGDEVEKIIRETRPDAEFDVVSNPEFLREGSAIEDFMRPDRVVIGTMSERAQEVMRQLYRPLHLIETPILFTERRTSELIKYAANTFLAAKITFINEIADLCEKVGADVQAVSKGIGLDGRIGKKFLHAGPGYGGSCFPKDTLALVKTAQQYDSPLKIIETVVDVNAERKQKMATKVIEACGGSVEGKKIAVLGVAFKPNTDDMRDSPSLDIIPALQKAGAEIHAFDPEAMGEAKEMLPGVQWQENSYDTMTDADALVIITEWNEFRLLDLERVKELVKSPVMVDLRNIYNRQEMKDAGFAYSCIGRAPLAD; encoded by the coding sequence ATGCGTATTGCAATGATCGGTACCGGATATGTTGGACTTGTCTCCGGTGCATGCTTCTCAGAGTTTGGTACAAATGTCATTTGTGTCGATAAAGACGAAACGAAAATTAACAAGCTGCATGACAACATCATGCCGATTTTCGAGCCGGGCCTTGATAAGCTGGTTGAAAATAACGTGTCCGGTGGTCGTCTTGAATTTACGACGGATTTGAAAGAGGCCGTTAAAGGGGCGGATGCGGTCTTTATTGCAGTGGGCACACCAACACGTCGTGGGGATGGTCATGCAGACCTGTCTTATGTCTATGCCGCGGCAAAAGAAATTGCGGAAGCTATGGATGGTTATACGGTTGTTGTCACAAAATCTACGGTGCCGGTGGGCACAGGCGATGAAGTCGAAAAAATTATTCGCGAAACGCGCCCGGATGCAGAATTTGATGTGGTGTCCAACCCGGAATTCCTGCGTGAAGGTTCTGCGATTGAAGATTTTATGCGCCCGGACCGTGTGGTGATTGGTACGATGAGCGAGCGTGCGCAAGAAGTGATGCGTCAGCTTTATCGCCCCCTGCATCTGATTGAAACACCGATCCTGTTTACAGAACGTCGCACGTCTGAGCTGATCAAATATGCCGCGAATACGTTCTTGGCGGCCAAGATCACTTTTATTAACGAAATTGCTGATCTGTGTGAAAAGGTTGGTGCTGACGTTCAGGCCGTTTCCAAAGGTATTGGTCTGGATGGTCGTATTGGCAAGAAATTCTTACATGCTGGTCCCGGTTATGGTGGGTCTTGTTTCCCAAAAGATACATTGGCTTTGGTAAAAACAGCCCAGCAATATGACAGCCCGTTGAAGATCATTGAAACAGTTGTGGATGTGAATGCAGAACGTAAGCAAAAAATGGCAACAAAAGTCATTGAAGCCTGCGGTGGTTCTGTTGAAGGCAAGAAAATCGCTGTTCTCGGCGTGGCCTTTAAGCCGAACACAGATGATATGCGTGATTCACCGTCTTTGGATATTATTCCGGCCTTGCAAAAGGCTGGGGCTGAAATCCATGCGTTTGACCCGGAAGCTATGGGTGAAGCAAAAGAGATGCTGCCCGGTGTTCAGTGGCAGGAAAATTCTTATGACACGATGACTGATGCGGACGCTTTGGTCATCATTACGGAATGGAATGAATTCCGCTTGTTGGATTTGGAACGTGTAAAAGAGTTGGTTAAGTCCCCGGTTATGGTGGATTTACGTAATATCTATAATCGCCAGGAAATGAAAGATGCAGGCTTTGCTTATAGCTGCATCGGCCGTGCCCCGCTGGCAGATTAA